A window from Mycobacterium saskatchewanense encodes these proteins:
- a CDS encoding TetR/AcrR family transcriptional regulator — protein sequence MGSGRPSPPSPPARGTRPPNRRQLIIEAAATLFCDKGYGNVSMGDVADAVAVGPSALYRHFRSKQALLVTVIEDALGTLDEALQGADASADLARVLARLVLDHRTVGVLWRREGRHLTEQDRKRLNRVARRIGDRLAQHIRTRRPEVTARRPTCWHGVPSASRTAFPSIVFRCPNRGSRRCWPS from the coding sequence ATGGGTAGCGGTCGGCCGTCCCCGCCCAGTCCACCAGCCCGGGGAACGCGGCCCCCAAACCGGCGCCAGCTGATCATCGAAGCGGCGGCAACGCTGTTCTGCGACAAGGGATACGGCAACGTTTCGATGGGCGACGTCGCCGACGCCGTCGCCGTCGGCCCGTCGGCGCTCTACCGGCACTTCCGGAGCAAACAGGCGCTGCTGGTCACGGTGATCGAGGACGCGCTGGGCACCCTGGATGAGGCCCTGCAGGGGGCTGACGCGTCGGCGGACCTGGCCCGAGTCCTGGCGCGCCTGGTGCTGGATCATCGCACCGTCGGCGTGCTCTGGCGGCGAGAAGGCCGCCACCTGACCGAGCAGGACCGCAAACGACTGAACCGGGTCGCCCGGCGGATCGGCGATCGACTCGCCCAACATATTCGAACCCGGCGACCCGAAGTGACGGCCCGCAGGCCGACCTGCTGGCATGGTGTGCCCTCGGCGTCGCGAACAGCGTTTCCTTCCATCGTCTTTCGATGCCCGAACCGGGGTTCACGGCGCTGCTGGCCGAGTTGA
- a CDS encoding AMP-binding enzyme → MSGYLNRAEATAETITEDDWVRTGDVGRLDADGYVYIEDRLKDMIITGGENVYGPEVESVLIEHPAVADAAVIGVPDDFWGESVKAIVVATAEVEAKDVIEFCRRHLAAYKCPRTVDFVASLPATRVARSSKPHCGNRIGENAGGRCRRDSGPGRTRAQQCDRDAGQHGLDSSRARSRGITTMSLIMIWAACTRMRASVTVQPGCGCRARCTHSSMRCAALAL, encoded by the coding sequence ATGAGCGGCTACCTGAACCGGGCCGAGGCGACCGCCGAGACGATCACCGAGGACGACTGGGTGCGCACCGGTGACGTCGGGCGCCTCGACGCGGACGGTTACGTCTACATCGAGGACCGGCTCAAGGACATGATCATCACCGGCGGCGAGAACGTGTACGGGCCCGAAGTGGAAAGCGTGCTCATCGAGCACCCGGCCGTCGCCGACGCGGCGGTCATCGGTGTGCCGGACGACTTCTGGGGCGAATCGGTCAAGGCGATCGTGGTGGCGACCGCCGAGGTCGAGGCGAAAGACGTCATCGAGTTCTGCCGCCGGCACCTGGCGGCCTACAAATGCCCGCGGACCGTCGACTTCGTGGCGTCGCTGCCCGCAACGCGAGTGGCAAGATCCTCAAAACCGCACTGCGGGAACCGTATTGGCGAGAACGCGGGCGGGCGGTGTAGGCGCGACTCAGGTCCCGGCCGCACCCGCGCCCAGCAGTGCGACCGCGATGCCGGCCAGCACGGCCTCGACTCCTCCCGCGCGCGCAGCCGCGGCATCACCACGATGTCGTTGATCATGATCTGGGCCGCCTGCACCCGGATGCGGGCCTCGGTGACTGTCCAGCCCGGGTGCGGTTGTCGCGCCAGGTGCACCCATTCGTCGATGCGCTGCGCGGCCCTGGCGCTGTGA
- a CDS encoding AMP-binding protein, which produces MTIGEPCKTPAQRKRSPGSSNGTRSGPGDVAIRYGDQQWTWGDWASRIRRAAGALRLAGVERGQSVAFLDKNHPACLEILFAAASIGAVTTVVNWRVVGDEIVHVLQDSGARVLFVGAELHPAAEQAAARVPGLERVVVVGGDDDQYEALLAAAPPAATDAEVDETQTALVIYSSGTTGRPKGVLLSQRAGQSRRQPGAGISFAEGDANLVAMPLFHVGGIGYALFGIRAGVPTIMTREPDAAALLGAVRAGATHAFFVPPVIARFLDAGEAATAAMRGLRYIVYGAAPMPSPLLQQALATWPDMNFVQVYGQTELCGAVTALSNDDHRDPRGPACSCPPERPCWAPRFGSSTPRRAARCPSGNLARSAQQPEHERLPEPGRGDRRDDHRGRLGAHR; this is translated from the coding sequence TTGACGATCGGAGAACCATGCAAGACACCCGCACAACGGAAACGCTCGCCGGGTTCGTCGAACGGCACGCGCAGCGGGCCCGGCGATGTAGCGATCCGCTACGGGGACCAGCAGTGGACCTGGGGCGACTGGGCGTCGCGGATCCGTCGGGCGGCCGGAGCGCTGCGGTTGGCCGGTGTGGAGCGCGGCCAGTCCGTGGCGTTCCTGGACAAGAACCACCCCGCCTGCCTTGAAATTCTCTTCGCCGCAGCCTCGATCGGCGCGGTGACGACGGTCGTCAATTGGCGGGTGGTGGGCGACGAGATCGTCCACGTCCTGCAGGACAGCGGCGCGCGGGTGCTGTTCGTCGGCGCCGAGTTGCATCCCGCCGCCGAGCAGGCGGCGGCTCGGGTCCCGGGCCTGGAACGCGTCGTCGTGGTGGGCGGGGACGACGATCAGTACGAGGCGTTGCTCGCCGCGGCGCCGCCCGCGGCGACCGACGCCGAGGTCGACGAGACCCAGACTGCGCTGGTGATCTACAGCTCCGGCACCACCGGGCGGCCGAAAGGCGTGCTGCTGAGTCAACGCGCTGGTCAATCACGCCGCCAACCTGGCGCCGGCATTTCCTTCGCCGAGGGCGACGCGAACCTGGTGGCCATGCCGCTCTTCCATGTCGGCGGGATCGGTTACGCGCTGTTCGGCATCCGGGCGGGTGTTCCGACGATCATGACCCGCGAGCCGGACGCCGCGGCACTGCTCGGGGCGGTGCGAGCGGGCGCGACGCACGCGTTCTTCGTGCCGCCGGTGATCGCGCGATTCCTGGACGCCGGCGAGGCGGCGACCGCCGCGATGAGGGGCCTGCGCTACATCGTCTACGGCGCCGCGCCGATGCCCTCACCCCTACTGCAGCAAGCCCTCGCGACGTGGCCCGACATGAACTTCGTCCAGGTGTACGGGCAGACCGAACTGTGCGGCGCGGTGACGGCGCTGTCCAACGACGACCACCGCGACCCGCGCGGCCCGGCTTGCAGCTGTCCGCCGGAAAGGCCGTGCTGGGCACCGAGATTCGGGTCGTCGACCCCGAGACGGGCGGCGAGGTGCCCGTCGGGCAACCTGGCGAGATCTGCGCAGCAACCAGAACATGAGCGGCTACCTGAACCGGGCCGAGGCGACCGCCGAGACGATCACCGAGGACGACTGGGTGCGCACCGGTGA
- a CDS encoding anti-sigma factor antagonist — translation MSPVIAEPIPSTPLKLSTRLVYELGDPGSTLRATTDRFGPAVLINAGGEVDACNERTWRQLVSEAATVVIAPGPFIVDVTGLDFMGCCAFAALADEARRCRERGVELRLVSHEPIVTRIVDACGLNRALPIYPTVDSALGAAARW, via the coding sequence ATGAGCCCGGTCATAGCAGAACCGATACCCAGCACGCCCCTGAAGCTCAGCACGCGGCTGGTGTACGAACTGGGCGACCCCGGCAGCACATTGCGGGCCACGACCGATCGCTTCGGCCCGGCGGTGTTGATCAACGCCGGCGGGGAGGTCGACGCGTGCAACGAGCGCACCTGGCGCCAGCTGGTCAGCGAGGCCGCCACCGTGGTCATCGCGCCCGGGCCGTTCATCGTGGACGTCACGGGACTCGATTTCATGGGCTGCTGCGCCTTCGCCGCCCTGGCCGACGAGGCCCGGCGCTGCCGGGAGCGCGGCGTCGAGCTGCGCCTGGTGAGCCACGAGCCGATCGTCACCCGGATCGTCGACGCGTGCGGGCTCAACCGCGCGCTGCCGATCTACCCGACCGTCGACTCGGCGCTCGGTGCGGCCGCTCGCTGGTGA
- a CDS encoding DedA family protein, protein MNVEALLQSVPPLAVYLVVCGVVGVESLGIPLPGEIVLVTAALMSSQHDLAVNPVGVGLAAVIGAVVGDSIGYAIGRRFGMPLFDRLGQRFPKHFGPGHVALAERLFNRWGVRAVFFGRFIALLRIFAGPLAGALNMHYPRFLAANVSGAICWAGGTTALVYFAGMAAERWMERFSWVALVVAIVFGLIAAFALRERTARAITELEAEHDRKTDSSTV, encoded by the coding sequence ATGAACGTGGAGGCCTTGCTGCAGTCGGTCCCGCCGCTCGCGGTCTACCTGGTGGTGTGCGGGGTCGTCGGGGTCGAGAGCCTGGGCATCCCGCTCCCGGGCGAGATCGTGCTCGTGACGGCGGCGCTCATGTCGTCGCAGCACGACCTGGCCGTCAACCCGGTCGGCGTGGGCCTCGCCGCGGTGATCGGCGCCGTCGTCGGCGACTCGATCGGGTACGCCATCGGGCGTCGGTTCGGCATGCCGCTGTTCGATCGGTTGGGCCAGCGGTTCCCCAAGCACTTCGGGCCCGGACACGTCGCGCTCGCCGAGCGGTTGTTCAACCGCTGGGGGGTGCGAGCGGTCTTCTTCGGCCGCTTCATCGCGCTACTGCGGATCTTCGCCGGGCCGCTCGCGGGGGCGCTGAACATGCACTACCCGCGGTTCCTGGCGGCGAACGTCTCGGGGGCCATCTGCTGGGCGGGCGGCACGACGGCCCTGGTGTATTTCGCGGGGATGGCCGCCGAACGGTGGATGGAGCGGTTCTCCTGGGTCGCGCTGGTGGTCGCGATCGTCTTCGGCCTGATCGCCGCCTTCGCGCTGCGCGAACGCACCGCGCGCGCGATCACCGAGCTGGAGGCCGAGCACGATCGCAAGACCGACAGTTCCACTGTTTAG
- a CDS encoding permease, with protein MTELASARDVRARAALAIGVVVTLAVFVVGLAWAKWTPYAAKALEARQTHHWPGSNILIAGGVRPGDGPSWHAATTFFHAYLASIWPALVVALLMSASVQALVPRTWLPRLLNRRRVLSSALAGAVASTPSMMCTCCTAPVAITLRRNGVDRAASVAYWLGNPLLNPAVLVFLLFVAPWQWTLTRLLVGTAAVVGAAVAVGLLTRPHGTGPSASDTAPARDSEAPARRFVGHCCGCV; from the coding sequence GTGACGGAACTGGCGAGCGCGCGAGACGTGCGGGCCCGTGCGGCGCTCGCGATCGGTGTCGTGGTCACCCTGGCGGTGTTCGTGGTTGGGCTGGCGTGGGCGAAGTGGACGCCGTACGCCGCCAAAGCCCTGGAGGCCCGGCAAACCCATCACTGGCCGGGGTCCAACATCCTCATCGCGGGCGGAGTCCGCCCGGGGGACGGTCCGAGCTGGCACGCCGCGACGACGTTCTTCCACGCGTACCTGGCCTCGATCTGGCCGGCCCTCGTCGTCGCGTTGTTGATGAGCGCGTCGGTGCAGGCGCTGGTGCCGCGAACGTGGTTGCCGCGCTTGTTGAATCGGCGGCGCGTGCTGTCTAGCGCGCTCGCCGGCGCGGTAGCCAGCACGCCGTCGATGATGTGCACGTGTTGCACCGCCCCGGTCGCGATCACGCTGCGGCGCAACGGCGTCGACCGCGCCGCCAGCGTTGCCTACTGGCTCGGCAACCCGCTGCTCAACCCAGCGGTGCTGGTCTTCTTGCTCTTCGTTGCTCCCTGGCAGTGGACGCTGACCAGGCTCCTGGTCGGCACCGCGGCGGTGGTCGGCGCCGCCGTGGCGGTGGGACTGCTGACGCGCCCACACGGAACCGGGCCGTCGGCGTCCGACACCGCGCCGGCGCGTGACTCGGAGGCGCCCGCACGCAGGTTTGTGGGGCACTGCTGCGGCTGTGTCTGA
- a CDS encoding polysaccharide deacetylase family protein, with protein sequence MARRRFLVALAAGFAGASWCAGETVTPVARGDVHGTAPGPVTPAPGSRVALPGGAVLKRLPGNGDLLAWTVDDGANSDVVRLYTQFAKDTGVRLTYFVTGAYRSWTENAPLLRPLVDAGQIQLANHTWTHPDLTRLAPGQVADELRRTDAFLRNTYGVDATPYFRPPYGHHNAAVDAVAAGLGYQNPTLWSGDLHDSALLPEDRIVALAYQSFVAQNIVIGHLNHPPVTHVYGQLREIIRARGLRTVTLDDVFARR encoded by the coding sequence CTGGCCCGGCGGCGGTTCCTCGTCGCGCTGGCCGCGGGGTTCGCGGGCGCCTCGTGGTGCGCGGGCGAAACCGTGACGCCGGTAGCGCGCGGTGACGTGCACGGGACCGCACCCGGGCCGGTCACCCCGGCCCCGGGATCGCGGGTGGCGCTGCCGGGCGGTGCCGTACTGAAGAGGCTGCCCGGCAACGGCGATCTGCTGGCCTGGACGGTCGACGACGGTGCCAACTCCGACGTGGTGCGCCTCTACACGCAGTTCGCCAAGGACACCGGCGTGCGGCTCACGTATTTCGTCACCGGCGCCTACCGCTCCTGGACCGAGAACGCCCCCCTGCTGCGGCCACTCGTCGATGCGGGGCAGATTCAGCTGGCGAACCACACCTGGACGCACCCGGACTTGACGAGGCTGGCGCCGGGCCAGGTCGCCGACGAGCTCCGCCGCACCGACGCGTTTCTGCGCAACACGTACGGGGTGGACGCCACCCCCTATTTCCGGCCACCCTATGGTCACCACAACGCCGCGGTGGACGCGGTGGCCGCCGGCCTCGGCTATCAGAATCCCACGTTGTGGTCGGGCGACCTGCACGATTCCGCGCTGCTGCCCGAGGACCGGATCGTCGCGCTCGCGTACCAGTCGTTCGTCGCGCAGAACATCGTGATCGGCCACCTCAACCACCCGCCGGTCACCCATGTCTACGGGCAGCTGCGGGAGATCATCCGCGCCCGCGGGCTGCGCACCGTGACCCTCGACGACGTTTTCGCGCGCCGGTGA
- a CDS encoding NmrA/HSCARG family protein, which produces MTITVIGATGQQGSAVVLGLLERGAAVRAVTRDPQSDAGVELAGRGAEVVAADLNDRDSVRRAFDGAKAAFAMTTFAGPDGTDGEVERGRVIAEAAAAAALPFLVYSSVGGAERHTGIPHFESKRRIEEFLEDGEVPVAFVRPTFFMENLSQMIRTDERPVAVSAPLPDGIPLQMVSVRDIGKVAAAMLLRPHSAPQAIEIAGDELTGSQIAERVGAQVGTRATYTEAPLDVLGDDDDQKTMFRWFTQSPSYRADFDATRRLVPDVENLATWLHRNLHGRHGDA; this is translated from the coding sequence ATGACCATCACCGTGATCGGCGCAACCGGACAGCAGGGATCGGCGGTCGTGCTGGGGTTACTCGAGCGCGGCGCCGCGGTGCGCGCGGTGACGCGCGATCCGCAAAGCGACGCCGGTGTCGAACTGGCCGGCCGCGGCGCCGAAGTCGTGGCGGCCGACCTCAACGACCGCGACTCGGTGCGCCGCGCCTTCGATGGAGCCAAGGCCGCCTTCGCCATGACCACCTTTGCCGGACCGGACGGCACCGACGGCGAAGTCGAACGCGGCCGCGTCATCGCAGAAGCCGCCGCCGCTGCGGCGCTGCCGTTCCTGGTGTATAGCTCGGTGGGCGGCGCGGAGCGCCACACCGGGATCCCGCACTTCGAGAGCAAGCGCCGGATCGAAGAGTTCCTGGAAGACGGCGAAGTCCCGGTCGCGTTCGTCCGGCCGACATTTTTCATGGAGAATCTCAGCCAGATGATACGCACCGATGAGCGGCCCGTCGCCGTGTCGGCGCCACTTCCCGACGGCATACCGCTACAGATGGTTTCGGTGCGAGATATCGGAAAGGTCGCTGCGGCAATGTTGTTGCGGCCCCATTCGGCCCCACAGGCGATCGAGATCGCCGGCGACGAACTGACCGGCTCGCAGATCGCCGAACGCGTGGGCGCCCAGGTCGGCACGAGGGCGACCTACACCGAGGCCCCGCTGGATGTGCTCGGCGATGACGACGATCAGAAGACGATGTTTCGGTGGTTCACCCAATCACCTTCCTATCGAGCGGACTTCGACGCCACCCGGCGCCTGGTGCCCGACGTCGAAAACCTGGCGACCTGGCTGCACCGCAACCTTCACGGCCGGCACGGTGACGCATGA
- a CDS encoding BBE domain-containing protein, producing the protein MGVSRRGTVGIATAVEIDLVPVTDLWTGYLLWRADDLPAVIAAWANATARVSASVTSALSVLKLPPEGPFPDELLGTPVVHLSYASPDGGAVLDGMRDPVTSAAQPVVDTTGPGDVASLSAIHLDPPAAVPARGIGIWLGDNATDAIAATFDAARVGRRGGLNMIELRHTDCGPTDVDGALTSVPAPFLLHAVGAAADGDTRDLVDESLRAVGVASRAANTSRTAPSFRDGQLDAGESMSTSDFNRLRAVKIALDPRRVFRFHRDPSRRTMEEHGLLQ; encoded by the coding sequence ATGGGCGTTTCGCGGCGGGGCACCGTCGGCATCGCCACCGCGGTCGAGATCGACCTCGTCCCGGTGACCGACCTGTGGACCGGCTACCTGCTGTGGCGTGCCGACGACCTGCCGGCGGTAATCGCCGCGTGGGCGAACGCTACCGCTCGCGTGAGCGCTTCGGTCACCAGTGCGCTATCGGTGTTGAAACTCCCACCCGAGGGCCCTTTTCCCGACGAACTGCTGGGCACGCCGGTTGTCCACCTCTCCTATGCATCACCAGACGGCGGAGCCGTTCTGGACGGCATGCGCGACCCTGTTACGAGCGCCGCGCAGCCCGTTGTGGACACCACCGGTCCCGGCGACGTGGCTTCCCTGTCCGCGATCCATCTCGACCCGCCCGCGGCTGTGCCGGCCAGGGGCATCGGAATATGGCTGGGCGACAACGCGACAGACGCCATCGCCGCGACGTTCGACGCTGCCCGCGTGGGCCGGCGCGGCGGTTTGAACATGATCGAATTGCGTCACACCGACTGCGGACCCACCGACGTCGACGGTGCCCTGACAAGCGTCCCCGCACCGTTCCTGCTCCACGCCGTGGGCGCAGCGGCCGACGGGGATACGCGCGACTTGGTGGACGAGTCGCTTCGCGCCGTAGGCGTCGCGAGTCGGGCCGCAAACACCAGCCGGACCGCTCCGTCCTTTCGGGATGGTCAGCTCGATGCGGGCGAGTCGATGTCAACGTCCGACTTCAATCGGTTGCGGGCCGTCAAGATCGCACTTGATCCCCGCCGCGTCTTCCGGTTCCATCGGGACCCGTCTCGCCGAACGATGGAAGAGCACGGCTTGCTGCAATAG
- a CDS encoding TetR/AcrR family transcriptional regulator yields MPAGAPEKRSRAERRDATENREKILRTAADLMAARGQNVPLTDIAEAAGVGVGTFYRRFPDRAALLDEMQRRGSGLLLRTLARIKEDGLGGADAIEAYLNECLNLANQLVAMPLRGGKPLVDDAALKAREDIGIAIENFLAEGRADGSIHADVQAIDVIVCATLVAIPLPHGPDWAVTARRHIKMFVRGIRTTHPAPPRVRRR; encoded by the coding sequence ATGCCCGCCGGTGCGCCCGAGAAGCGATCCCGCGCAGAGCGTCGCGACGCAACCGAGAACCGGGAGAAGATCCTGCGCACCGCCGCCGACCTCATGGCGGCGCGGGGTCAAAACGTGCCGCTCACCGACATCGCCGAGGCCGCCGGGGTGGGAGTCGGCACCTTCTACCGCCGTTTTCCCGACCGCGCGGCACTGCTCGACGAAATGCAACGGCGGGGCAGTGGCCTGTTGCTGCGGACACTGGCGCGAATCAAGGAGGACGGCCTCGGCGGCGCTGACGCGATCGAGGCCTACCTCAATGAGTGCCTCAATCTCGCAAACCAATTGGTTGCAATGCCCCTGCGCGGCGGGAAGCCGTTGGTCGATGACGCCGCGCTGAAAGCCCGAGAGGACATTGGGATCGCGATCGAGAACTTCCTCGCGGAAGGTCGAGCCGACGGATCGATTCACGCTGACGTCCAAGCCATCGACGTAATCGTGTGCGCGACCCTCGTTGCGATTCCACTGCCCCACGGACCCGACTGGGCGGTAACCGCGCGTCGGCACATCAAGATGTTCGTCCGGGGAATACGGACCACCCATCCGGCGCCGCCGCGAGTCAGGCGCCGCTGA
- a CDS encoding DUF1876 domain-containing protein codes for MGDNDGKTCLVEVLIEERDERTRAKARLSWAGRHLVGVGLARLDPADEPVDRIGDELAVARALSDLANQLLALTSADIAASTHEPVTGLHR; via the coding sequence ATGGGCGACAACGATGGCAAGACTTGCCTGGTCGAGGTTCTGATCGAGGAGCGCGACGAGCGCACGCGCGCGAAGGCCCGGCTGTCCTGGGCCGGCCGTCACCTGGTGGGCGTCGGCTTGGCACGCCTGGACCCCGCCGACGAGCCGGTGGACCGCATCGGTGACGAGCTCGCGGTCGCCCGCGCCCTGTCCGATCTGGCGAATCAACTGCTCGCCCTGACCTCGGCCGACATTGCGGCCAGCACCCACGAACCCGTCACCGGCCTACACCGCTGA
- a CDS encoding HPF/RaiA family ribosome-associated protein → MRHRPDLPAVIDVRVTTHGELPGAEEYARTKIGELGHLVHEPVLDAHVRLSEHGDPAVARRVIAQANLDVNGRLVRAQVEGVTAQEAIDRLEARLRRRLERSAENWEAKRGGMPKAGAHEWRHQSEPDHRPSYFPRPESERRIVRHKSYGVPICSVDDAASEMELLDYDFHLFTEEGTRQDSVLYHNGPTEYRLALVDPESSGKLAPFETPLTISSQPAPRLTVEQAVERIGLLGLPFLFFVDTARERGRVLYHRYDGHYGLITPAG, encoded by the coding sequence ATGAGGCATCGACCTGATTTACCGGCCGTCATCGACGTCCGGGTGACGACGCACGGGGAGCTGCCCGGCGCCGAAGAATACGCCCGGACCAAGATCGGCGAACTCGGTCACCTGGTGCATGAACCCGTCCTCGACGCCCATGTGCGACTGAGCGAGCACGGCGACCCGGCGGTGGCCCGGCGGGTGATCGCCCAGGCGAACCTCGACGTCAACGGCCGGCTGGTGCGCGCCCAGGTGGAGGGCGTCACCGCGCAAGAGGCGATTGACAGGCTGGAGGCGCGGCTCCGCCGCCGACTGGAGCGCAGCGCGGAAAACTGGGAAGCCAAACGGGGCGGCATGCCCAAGGCCGGTGCGCACGAATGGCGCCACCAGTCCGAGCCCGACCACCGGCCGAGCTACTTTCCCCGGCCGGAAAGCGAACGCCGGATCGTGCGGCACAAGTCGTACGGCGTGCCGATCTGCTCGGTCGACGATGCCGCGTCCGAGATGGAACTGCTCGACTACGACTTCCATCTCTTCACCGAGGAGGGCACGCGACAGGACAGCGTGCTCTATCACAACGGACCGACGGAATACCGCCTGGCACTGGTGGATCCGGAGTCCTCCGGCAAGCTGGCACCCTTCGAGACGCCACTGACGATCAGTTCGCAGCCGGCCCCGCGACTCACGGTCGAGCAGGCGGTCGAGCGGATCGGCCTGCTCGGCCTGCCGTTCCTGTTCTTCGTCGACACGGCCCGGGAGCGGGGGAGGGTGTTGTATCACCGCTACGACGGCCACTACGGGCTGATCACGCCGGCGGGCTGA
- a CDS encoding Rv2629 family ribosome hibernation factor has translation MQSQRLRWLVNAQGPFVSVFFDDSRDTAEAVEHLETTWEDIRKALEAQDAGDGVIAKLEEAVLHFRPAVGRRGRAVIATTNQVLVNEHLTTPPPATEVRVSEYPYVVPLVELEMQRPTYVFAAVDHTGADITLYQGGSVSATNIEGGGFPVHKPVSAGWNGYGDLQHSTEEAIRMNCREIADALTRLVDEADPEVVFLCGEVSSLADLDAQLPRRVAKRVSKLHAGARKSGIDEEKVRELTSAEFARRRSIEMAGVAERFEAETGRGSGLAAEGLTAVCAALRDGDVDTLIVGEVGEATVVTGEALTTVAPDADTLSDLGEAVRRVARADEALPFAAIAVGAALVRAEGRITPKDGVGALLRYAATDRLAGQQ, from the coding sequence ATGCAATCACAACGCCTCAGGTGGCTGGTCAACGCGCAAGGCCCGTTCGTCTCGGTGTTTTTCGACGACTCGCGCGACACCGCGGAAGCCGTCGAGCACCTCGAAACGACGTGGGAGGACATCCGCAAGGCGCTCGAGGCCCAGGACGCGGGCGACGGCGTCATCGCCAAGCTCGAGGAGGCCGTGTTGCACTTTCGGCCGGCAGTCGGCCGGCGCGGCCGTGCCGTGATCGCCACCACCAACCAGGTGCTGGTCAACGAGCACCTGACCACACCGCCACCGGCCACGGAGGTTCGCGTGTCGGAGTACCCCTATGTGGTGCCGCTGGTCGAACTCGAGATGCAACGACCGACATACGTGTTCGCCGCGGTCGACCACACCGGCGCGGACATCACCCTTTACCAGGGGGGCAGCGTCAGCGCCACCAACATCGAGGGCGGCGGATTCCCTGTGCACAAGCCGGTGAGCGCGGGCTGGAACGGCTACGGCGACCTCCAGCACAGCACCGAGGAGGCGATCCGGATGAACTGCCGCGAGATCGCGGACGCGCTGACGCGGCTGGTGGACGAGGCCGACCCGGAGGTGGTGTTCCTGTGCGGCGAGGTGAGTTCGCTCGCCGATCTCGACGCCCAGCTGCCGAGGCGGGTTGCCAAACGGGTGTCCAAGCTCCATGCCGGGGCCCGCAAGAGCGGGATCGACGAGGAAAAGGTTCGCGAGCTGACCTCCGCGGAGTTCGCCCGGCGGCGCAGTATCGAAATGGCCGGCGTCGCCGAACGATTCGAGGCTGAGACGGGACGCGGGTCGGGGCTCGCCGCCGAGGGGCTCACTGCGGTGTGCGCGGCGTTGCGCGACGGCGACGTCGACACCTTGATCGTCGGCGAGGTGGGCGAGGCCACCGTCGTCACCGGCGAGGCGCTCACCACCGTCGCTCCCGACGCCGACACGCTGTCCGATCTGGGCGAGGCGGTGCGGCGGGTGGCACGGGCCGACGAGGCGTTGCCGTTCGCCGCGATCGCCGTCGGCGCGGCGCTGGTCCGAGCCGAAGGCCGGATCACGCCCAAGGACGGGGTGGGGGCGCTGCTGCGCTACGCCGCCACCGACAGGCTCGCCGGTCAGCAGTAG